The window ATTCCTGGAAAATTATAGAAGAAGGATTTAATCCTGAATTCAATCGAATCTCGGAAAGCCTCTGTAGTCTTGGTAACGGCCACATGGGACAGAGGGGAAATTTCGAAGAAACCTATTCGGGAGATACCCTGCAGGGAAATTACATGGCAGGAGTCTACTACCCGGATAAGACGATTGTGGGCTGGTGGAAAAACGGATATCCCGAGTACTTCGCCAAGGTTCTCAATGCACCTAATTGGATCGGTCTGAAGATCAGCATAGATGAGTGTGAACTGGATCTGGCTCAGGCTATTGTGGAAGAGTTTCACAGGGAGCTGGATATGAAGACGGGCATTCTAAACAGGATGGTCCGTCTCAAGATAAATCAAACCACAGTGGTAGAGATCGACAGCAGCCGTTTCGTCTCCATGGTCCGCCCGGAAGTGGGATGCCTCCGCTATGCTCTGCGCCTGGTTGAGGGCGGCGGTACCGTCATGATCTCCAGCTTCATCGATGGCAATATCTACAATGAGGATGCCAACTACCATGAATACTTCTGGGAGCACAAGGGAGAATCCATTGACAGCGATTCCGTGGCCCTTGTTGTTGAAACAAAAAAGACAGGATTCACCCTGGCCAGCCGGGTTGGGACTATGGTCACAAAACAGAATACCCGGGGCAGGAACTCCCGGGTGCCCCCCCTGGAATCTCAGAAAAAAGACGGCTGGGCCGCTCAGAATTTCAGCCTGGAGCTGCAGGAAGGGGAATCACTCGTCATCGAAAAAATGACCTCCTGCCTGACCGATCGGGATCATCCGGTACAGGAGCTGCTCCCCCGGGGCAAAGAAGTACTGAACAAGGCCCGGAAAGCCGGCTTTGCAGCCCTCCGGGAGGAACACTGTTCTCAATGGGCACAGATATGGGAACAGAGTGACATTACCATCGACGGTGATGTGTCTGCTCAGCAGGGAATCCGTTTCAATATTTTCCAGCTGAAACAAACCTATACAGGAAAAGACGAACGCCTCAATATCGGACCCAAAGGGTTTACAGGAGAGAAATACGGCGGAGCCTCCTACTGGGATACCGAAGCCTACTGTCTGCCCTTCTTTTTGAGCACAGCCGATTCCTCCATTGCCCGGCAGCTGCTGGTCTACCGCCATAAGCATCTGGAGAGGGCCATTGAAAATGCTGAGAAACTGGGTTTTACCGGCGGTGCAGCCCTCTACCCCATGGTCACCATGAACGGAGAAGAGTGTCATAATGAATGGGAAATCACCTTTGAAGAGATTCACAGGAACGGCGCCATCGCCCATGCAATTTACGACTACATCAACTGTACAGGAGACAAAGACTACCTCCTCCCCTGGGGCATGGAAGTCCTCACCGGGATCTCCCGTTTCTGGGCGCAGCGGGTCAACTGGTCGGAAGCAAAACAAAAATATGTCATCCTGGGGGTGACGGGTCCGAATGAGTATGAAAACAACGTCCATAACAACTGGTACACCAACACTATTGCCGCCTGGACACTTCGCTATACAGCCCAATGCGCCGCAGCATTGGAAAAGGAAAAGCCCTCAGAATACAAGGCACTGGCGGAA of the Oceanispirochaeta sp. genome contains:
- a CDS encoding family 65 glycosyl hydrolase domain-containing protein: MKDYILPNSWKIIEEGFNPEFNRISESLCSLGNGHMGQRGNFEETYSGDTLQGNYMAGVYYPDKTIVGWWKNGYPEYFAKVLNAPNWIGLKISIDECELDLAQAIVEEFHRELDMKTGILNRMVRLKINQTTVVEIDSSRFVSMVRPEVGCLRYALRLVEGGGTVMISSFIDGNIYNEDANYHEYFWEHKGESIDSDSVALVVETKKTGFTLASRVGTMVTKQNTRGRNSRVPPLESQKKDGWAAQNFSLELQEGESLVIEKMTSCLTDRDHPVQELLPRGKEVLNKARKAGFAALREEHCSQWAQIWEQSDITIDGDVSAQQGIRFNIFQLKQTYTGKDERLNIGPKGFTGEKYGGASYWDTEAYCLPFFLSTADSSIARQLLVYRHKHLERAIENAEKLGFTGGAALYPMVTMNGEECHNEWEITFEEIHRNGAIAHAIYDYINCTGDKDYLLPWGMEVLTGISRFWAQRVNWSEAKQKYVILGVTGPNEYENNVHNNWYTNTIAAWTLRYTAQCAAALEKEKPSEYKALAEKNKLYPAELTLFTTIADQMYLPEDKERGVFLQQDGFLDKEVRTVKTLRDEDRPLNQKWSWDRILRSCFIKQADVLQGLFLFEDDFDKETHRRNFDFYEPMTVHESSLSPCVHTILAQSLGYSEKAYEMYVRAARLDLDDYNNDTDDGCHITSMAGTWMSIVMGFGGLRHRREELFLNPGLPAGWKGYSFKLMNHGVLMRVAVSEGRVEIENQGSSPLKVNLGTKDDFKRIELMAGEKSFH